Proteins encoded within one genomic window of Setaria italica strain Yugu1 chromosome IV, Setaria_italica_v2.0, whole genome shotgun sequence:
- the LOC101755817 gene encoding very-long-chain 3-oxoacyl-CoA reductase 1, which produces MRMPGTAPEWLFLLLALVGGVTAAVSSLRLLRYLALCLRRPRDLRRRYGAWAVVTGPTSGIGRSVALELARRGLNLVLLDIDAANLRETSDTIRSRHAVKTRTLVFDLSLVATPQGDESMRRLRAAIDGLDVGLLVNNAGMANPFLAYFHEADVEAWLRMVRVNLWALTEVAAAVLPGMVERGRGAVLNMGSASSEGMPSFPLNTIYASTKKYVAVFSRSLYVEYRSKGIDVQCQAPMFVATRIVPNILRDKWYLSPLLSTTADAYARAAVRWIGHGAICNPNLSHQLQRCLLAIVPEAALDWCLLQFVRRLRAESRGVLARVGAVGNGTDRKNSM; this is translated from the exons ATGAGGATGCCCGGAACGGCACCGGAATGGTTGTTCCTCTTGCTCGCCCTCGTCGGCGGCGTCACCGCCGCGGTGTCctcgctccgcctcctccgctacCTCGCCCTCTGCCTGCGCCGGCCGAGGGACCTCCGCCGCCGGTACGGCGCGTGGGCAGTGGTAACCGGCCCGACGTCCGGCATCGGCCGGTCCGTGGCGCTGGagctcgcgcgccgcggcctCAACCTCGTCCTCCTCGACATCGACGCCGCCAACCTCCGGGAGACCTCCGACACGATCAGGTCGCGCCACGCCGTGAAGACCAGGACCCTCGTATTCGACCTCTCGCTCGTCGCCACCCCACAAG GCGACGAGTCGATGCGGCGGCTCCGGGCAGCGATCGACGGCCTGGACGTCGGGTTGCTGGTGAACAACGCCGGGATGGCGAATCCGTTCCTGGCGTACTTTCACGAGGCCGACGTGGAGGCGTGGTTGAGGATGGTAAGGGTGAACCTGTGGGCGCTGACGGAGGTCGCGGCCGCCGTCCTGCCAGGGATGGTGGAGCGCGGCCGGGGCGCTGTACTGAACATGGGATCGGCGTCGTCGGAGGGGATGCCCTCCTTCCCACTCAACACCATCTATGCATCCACTAAAAA GTACGTTGCCGTGTTCTCCCGGAGCCTTTACGTCGAGTATAGGAGCAAAGGGATTGATGTGCAGTGCCAG GCCCCAATGTTCGTGGCGACAAGGATCGTACCGAACATCCTGCGAGACAAATGGTATCTCTCGCCGCTGTTGTCGACAACAGCGGACGCCTACGCCCGCGCGGCGGTGCGCTGGATCGGGCACGGCGCAATCTGCAACCCCAATCTTAGCCACCAGCTGCAGCGGTGCCTCCTCGCAATCGTGCCGGAAGCCGCGCTCGACTGGTGCCTGCTGCAGTTCGTCCGGCGGCTGAGAGCGGAGAGTAGGGGCGTCTTGGCGAGGGTGGGCGCGGTTGGGAATGGGACAGATCGGAAGAACTCAATGTAG